The DNA sequence ACTCTTCATGTCTTTCTTCTGTAAGAAACCTTGAATCTAACCTATTACCAATCAAGATTCCTTCAGTTCTTTCTGGTGGTAGAGAGAATGTCTCAGCAGGCATCCTTGACTTTTCATGCCCTTCTCTTGCAACGAGCCTTGATTCTATTCTGTGATCTTCAGTTCTTTCCTTCTCTGACAGAGAGAATGTATTGCCCAGCGTCCTTGGTTCTTCATGCCTTTCTGTGGCAAAAGGCAGACAACAAATGAGCAGATATGGATTTTCTAAGACCTCAATCTTGTCAGTTAGCCATTGAAGTGAGGGGGAATCACCACTTCCGAAGGCAGAGAAGGATCAAATTAAGGAACTTGAGCTATATCGCTGACATATATAAACATAAGTAAATACCCATATCTGATGTAGTCTGCCTCGCTGAGATAGAAGGATGAATTTGTCCTGATGGAAGTCCGCTGTCCTTGCAGAAAATCTGTATAACATAAACAATCAGAAGCAACATGTAGTCATATAAATGACCTCATTCTTCAAGGAAAAAGGAAAGAGTCTGGATCCAATTATCACAATCTAGTGAGTAGTGACATAACTGATTAGTTTCTTTACTCATGAAGCCAATCCATTAACATTCTGCACTAACGGAATGATAGGTTGGGAGGTAAAAGTTTAATGGAGGAGATCGATAGataaatttagaaatcaaactcACCCATGAAAATTTCAACCTCATTTTTTAAGTTTCCAAACTAACTAACTCTTAGTTAAGGTACGAGTGTAAATATGGAGGTTAAACTTTTGTAGATTAGCTTTGCTATATAACTATACTTACAAGTCCAAATCCCAAGTCCCAATACCCTAAACCCAATCCATGAAATTTTCTACCCTTGTATGACCATATATGAGAGCAATTTGGCTCAAGTCAACGGTTGATATGTGCTGAGAAATGGAAAACCCATGTTTCTACTTACAGAGAAGAAGGGATAAAAAGTTGAGGCCAAAACATAGATGATCCCATACCTTGAGTATGTTACGTAATGTTATGTTGAGATAAAAAGTCGAGCGAGTGGGAGCAAATACAGCCACCTGAATTGGGGAAGGTTTTCACGCAAACAAGGAagcaaaaaaagtaaaaaagttCAATACAAATCATGAACCAGAAACGAACTCAACATGTGTAGGATGCAGAGAGCCAAGCAAAGAAATTGACCTTTTGGAGGACTACAACTGAACCAACAGTTATATCCTTCCCATATTCACTGTCGGAGAAGGTTTTATGGTGAACACTGGCACTAATTGTTCCCGTAGGGTCctgaaataaaaatttagagaCTCAGATATGTGTAGGTAAAGCATGAGTTTAGTTTACGAGAAAGTAGGGGCAAAACCTTGAGGGTGACCATCATGTCTCCAAAACCATTGGGAGTGCACGATTTGATAACAGCTACGACCAGAGGCACTCTCACGACATTGAGATGCTTCTTGATTGAGTTCAAAGGCGTCACAGAATCACTCTCTCTGTCCAGGGAACGAAGGAAATGGAAGGCGGAAAGCCACGCATTCGTGGTGAAATCGTGATCGCTTTCGTGGCCGTTTTGGACGACGCGGCGAATGAATTCTTGTGTGGGAAGAAGGGGCTCTTCCAGGGGACCTCGGGATCTCCGGTGCATCATGGCGGCCTGAACGGCACCGGCAGGACCCGGAATGAGCGGTGGCGGTGGCGATGCAGAGTCGGCGTCGATTAGGGTTTGGGATTGGGATTGGTGTTGGATGGAATTGGAATCGGAATTGGAATGGGAGTGGAATCGCTTGCAAGGGCGGAGAAAGGAAGAGAGATCAGAGTCGTCGACGTCAAGCTCTGCCCATGGTTCCAACTCCATTCTGCACTGACTATGTAGAGCGCCAAACAGAAAATTGCTTAACGCGGGAAGCTCCAGTCTTGTGGCTGTGGTGCCTGCCAATGGGCTCTTGGGCTTGGATTCAAGTATTTTTGGGCTTGAAGGGCTAAGATCTTCGCCATTGTCTGCCTTTTTTACCTTTAGGCTTTCAGCATACCCTTAAATTGTTATTTCCGGCCCTttcttttttatcatttttttaacatgaattatatttaaaaaaataatacacatTCACGTACAGttatttttatgtgaagttgttaattaaaaatttttagataacaatttagtcaaatatgtcaaattatttaatactTCTCAACTAAcaactttatataaaaataattgcaCGTGAGTCTCTaccttaaaaaattattattcacATATTTGATTAAATGCTTGCTGTGAATAATTCTATAAATactattcaaaaatatatatgagGTGGAGGGTGAATATATATATGAGGTGGAGGGTGGAGGGGAGAGGGGGGAGGGGAtaggaaaaaaatatttgtactatgctcttattttaaaatatatattattaataatttgttaaatttatataagagtaaattattaatttttatacacGAAAGTTGAAAATGTTGACATAtcaattcataaaaaaaattattatttgtatctataaaatatgagttttacacaataaaattatttaaacatta is a window from the Arachis stenosperma cultivar V10309 chromosome 3, arast.V10309.gnm1.PFL2, whole genome shotgun sequence genome containing:
- the LOC130967215 gene encoding uncharacterized protein LOC130967215, producing the protein MTKERIGGELLGGGGKRRDDKFKVKKADNGEDLSPSSPKILESKPKSPLAGTTATRLELPALSNFLFGALHSQCRMELEPWAELDVDDSDLSSFLRPCKRFHSHSNSDSNSIQHQSQSQTLIDADSASPPPPLIPGPAGAVQAAMMHRRSRGPLEEPLLPTQEFIRRVVQNGHESDHDFTTNAWLSAFHFLRSLDRESDSVTPLNSIKKHLNVVRVPLVVAVIKSCTPNGFGDMMVTLKDPTGTISASVHHKTFSDSEYGKDITVGSVVVLQKVAVFAPTRSTFYLNITLRNILKIFCKDSGLPSGQIHPSISARQTTSDMERHEEPRTLGNTFSLSEKERTEDHRIESRLVAREGHEKSRMPAETFSLPPERTEGILIGNRLDSRFLTEERHEESRMMDNTFALPQERTEGIMTNLSLGSKFIEGVDIHKQMGEDLVVPSCHSDDGNNRNQKSVFERENLSFKQDNVRPEEVTCGDGLQTELNGQHNPPKSAEGDNLNLACSARGGGSLTKNSIHISAGVETEVKNHLEGQRVISNPQNTIPHWTDEQLDELLAFD